GTCAGTTGAAATTTTACACATGATCCTAATTTTTGGCATCCATATGGTGTCTGTAAAAGTCAGATCCCTAAAAGCACAGGGACACGTGAGCATCACCGCAGTTAGCAAACTGTAAACAGCACCTAAACCCGCGGGtttaaagcaataaaaaaaagGCTTCTGGCTGGTGACAAGTCAATCAAAGGGCGGAAGACGGGTTCTGCCACAGGCTGAAATATGACTGACAAAGCCAGCCAGGAAGTGGATCTATCCTGCTCAAGAGAAAATGGGAATACACTGGGCTTGATTAGTTCCCAGCTTTAGTAGATGTAATATACAGTGCAAATAGGCCACATAATGACCACAAATGCTTGGGAAAGTGTCAACCATCTTCCTAATTACAATTCCTCCTCCGCAGCCTCCCATTCTATTTTATATACATCTATTTAAAAGCCCTAATTATTACCCACAaggtattaaaaatgaaaatcgaGCCCTGTTTGTAACGGGGATTCTTACATCAATAATTCCTAGGTTGCTGgtgtattgtgattttttttaatttacatattTCTGCCTCTACGCCTAtggggcaggtttgttttttcTAGTTTAGTGCCACGTTTCCATAACCAACCAGCCCAGCTCCAAAGGCGTTGGTTAGAAATAatcttcatctttaaaaaaaaacaaaaacaatctttGTCCCTTTCTCTTTGCTTCAAATCGACCCTGGCATTGTGCTcgaaataaaaagaaacaaatactGTAAAAAGAACCACCCAGCTCTCCAGTTTTGCTAAGGATTCTCGATCTCACCTCTTTTCTCTGTCTGTATCATTGTCTAGGAAACTTAAAGTGTCCAGGGCTATGGTGTAATTCTCTCCCTTTTCATAAGTGTCCCCAGTagcctctctctatatatatatacccaAAACACATTTTCAGAAAAAAGTGTCTTGCAAAGGATACAATTtctttgggatttttaaaaatacaaacgcgttaaattaagtattttaaacCCAGGAATGGCTTCGCTACTGGAAGGTGAAACGTGTATCTAGAAGCAATAACATATATCTATATTTTATCCCCTAAACAGAATTGTTAAGAAACCCTCTTTTTTACATTACATCGAGATAATACAGAAATCCAAACGTTTATTTACATCGTAACAGGGAGTGGGTTGGCGTTTTGCATGGCTCAAAATGTCGCGTAAAGTACGatcctaattattattattttattttatttattctctttaatATTATTCTACACACCACCAGCGAgggttctctctctggcctgTGCCATTGTGAGGATATATGTTAATTAAATATTAACAAAGGAGAGGAGTGGAGAACAATGGAGTAAATTTCAATTCAGACTGGAATATTGGAGCTAAAGAGTTAGTTCTCATTTATtacaaactatttttaaatccAACCTGCATTCCTATGTTCAACTGTACAGCAGttcggggtgggggttggggaagggactgGCTAATCGCTGTtggaaaatactttttttgtgaatatatttttttaaaattctgttttacaGCCTAGACAACTGTATTTTAAAGAGGTTTCTAATTCTTTTgaatgaaggttaaaaaaaataaaaaaccctagatCCACTCCTGCTTTTCCTGCATTAAAACAATGAAATTCGCCCTGTGGGTTTTAAACCTCTTCAGAGAGAGAATTTCTGGAGTTTCTTCTGAAATCTCACTCCAGCAGGCACGCCTTCCCAGATCCTCTGAAATAACTTTCTCATCCTCTGGAAATCTTTCCTATTCCCATAAAGATCTGAACTAAAGTACACGTGTGAAAATTACAGAAAGCAAAATAGAGAAAGGAGACAAGGGCGAGTTAAGGgcctattttaaaacaataaaaatagttGGATTTTGCAAATGTACAATGCAAGGCCTATTGGATAGGCAGCTGGATATATGAATTCCACTCGTCACCCTCCAAACAAACCCCGGGATTTTACTCGAAAGGAGAAGATGGGCAGATTCCTTGGAGGATCTCCGTGGAGTTCAAAGAATGGGCTTTAATGGCTTCTTTcccaccttttctttttaataccaTGCCAAAACCCAAATCCTCACACTAGCACCGTCCCTCTCTGTTTTAAGATCTAGCTAAGCTAACTGCTGAtcgctttgtgtgtgtgtgtgtgtgtgtgtgtgtgtgtgtgtgtgtgtgtgtgtgtgtgtgtgtgtgtgtgtgtgtgtgtagacaggaGGAATTATTTTCCAGTTTATCCGCTTTCATTTTCATCTGCGTATAGTAAAAGCATCCCCATATCCTCATTACATTTAAAtacgtttttttttaaacttgtttctctgcggttttttttttttccaatttgggtGACAATATTTTTTTCTCGTCGCTTTTCAACCAACCAAATATTTTCTGAAGAACCATGTGGAAAGATCAGCTTAGGCTTCACTGATTCAATGGTTGGTTGAtatagagagagggagaggggcttGGTGGAAACCAGCCTGTGAAATGGGAAGTGGGgccagggggtgaggggaaggggaggccgGGCTCCTGGCAAGTGCTAGGCTGCGCCTGAAGAGAAGTCTTACCTGAAGAAGGCCTGTCCGAGTATCTAGTACAGTAAACCCAGGCTGGCCAGAGCATGGGCTGGTTACTGGTGTTGGAGCTGGCTTGGGAGCTATCAGAGTCCGAGCTCACAGACAGATCGCCGCCGCTTAGCCCCCGGGATTTCAAGGCTCCTTCCAGGGCCCCGGAGTCGCCTCCTTTCTTGGCTCCCCCATTGAGAGCAAGGGCTTTGGAGCCTCCTTCTCCTTCGCCCGGGGAGCCTCCCCCTCCGCCGGTGAGTTGCCCCCCAGATCCCGGCGCCGTAGAGGGACTCCGTCGGTTCTCCCTGCCGGCTAAGAGCAGCTGCTCcgggctgctgccgctgctgcctcCGCTGCTGCAGgtccccccttccttcctccgcCCGAACTCCGGCCTCAGGATGTTGTCTATGAAAAAGTTCGTGATCCGGTGCGGGTGCTGGTGATTCCCAGGCGCCTGCAGAACCACGGGCAGGATCATTGCCCGGCTCCTGTTGGGCTCCGcatcgctgctgctgctgctgctggactcctgctgctgctccagtgctTCTTCCCTAGGACTGTGGTCATTCTCCTCCATGCTGTAGAACAAATCCCcaaatgtttctctt
Above is a genomic segment from Emys orbicularis isolate rEmyOrb1 chromosome 2, rEmyOrb1.hap1, whole genome shotgun sequence containing:
- the EN2 gene encoding homeobox protein engrailed-2 — encoded protein: MEENDHSPREEALEQQQESSSSSSSDAEPNRSRAMILPVVLQAPGNHQHPHRITNFFIDNILRPEFGRRKEGGTCSSGGSSGSSPEQLLLAGRENRRSPSTAPGSGGQLTGGGGGSPGEGEGGSKALALNGGAKKGGDSGALEGALKSRGLSGGDLSVSSDSDSSQASSNTSNQPMLWPAWVYCTRYSDRPSSGPRSRKPKKKNPNKEDKRPRTAFTAEQLQRLKAEFQTNRYLTEQRRQSLAQELSLNESQIKIWFQNKRAKIKKATGNKNTLAVHLMAQGLYNHSTTSKDGKSDSE